The window CAACGTAGCTCAGTTCAGCCCATTAATCCAAATGCAAACCTAACTATACATTAAATTACATTCTAACCTCCTCATCTAAGATGATGGAAATAATTACTATATGAAAAGACACATCTTCGTATTAAAGATAACTTGAAAAGAATGTCAAAGTTGCAATAGCATAACCTATTTTACTAAAAAGAAtggtttttaaaattgttgtgGTTGTTATTATTtagaatttcattatatttgtTCAAAATGAGTGGTGGTGTAATTTATTCtttcaaaatcaaatcaaataaaatcaTATTATATGACTTGGTTTATatcaaattatataatattCTAGATGTGCCTAAACAAATTTGCCATGCTCTTATATGGACcatattgatattttatttgaatgaGTGAAAAGTACTTCTTGACccaataaataatttaaaatgcaATAGTTATTTGAAAATGAAACATATTTACTTAATTTAATAGTAGATTAATTAATTAGCTAGATTTCCAAGGCCCTTAATAAAGATTATCCATTGGAAGGTAGAATTGTTTTTTGTTGCTTAGATTGGTGGGCTCCTATATGCATATAGTATTATTTCATTAAAATCAAAACATTTTATTCTCACTTATATGTTGGAATAAATTGGAAGAAAAGTTTGGAAAAGTTATTAAATCAACTGTATGGTGGTGGTCCAATGCTAAGATCAATATGAGCAATACATCAAATTCTTTTTGTCTAATAAACAAGTAGTTGAAGAGATGGTGGGTGGAAAGCAAAGAAGAAGGTGGTCAAATAAAGGCTACATGATCAATGGAGAAGATGAAATCAAACTTTATTGGACAAAACTTTTATTCAATCTCATTATGGCCATATGTATAACATAGGATTTCATTTAGGATTAAATCATAGTTGATAAAAACTGCACATGCATTCAATGCGGTAAAATATTTAATGTATTGCCCCACCTCTGCCTTAAATGATTTATAGtatataaaatatttcaatATTTCTTTCGATAGAGATTAAAATGCACCAAAAGTGAGAAGTTGTTTTCGAGGGTTCATCGAAGTAATCTCTGCAAGCCAACATAAGTTGTCTTTTCAGCATTACGTTTTATTCTCACTCACATATTTTATGTCTATTTTGAAGATTTTTAAGAAAGTTACACTACATAATATTACTTCAAGCTAAACACACTTAACTTTTAAGTATCTATGATTTAGTCATTAAAAAAGTGAGAACTTCCAATCCTTTAAAACTTTATGAACCGATACGTTAATATCCTCATGAAATTTTGTTTGTGAAGTTTGTAAGACTTTTCAATTATGGTTAGACTTGATGATTCAAATAAGAGCCGTAATTTTTACCAAATTGACTTGGAATCTTTCTTTATCTATCTTGACGAAAATATcatatatttgaatttattttctcGATGATTCTACGAATCTGGAGATTTATGGAAATTTGTTTCCATGAGATCAATATGGGTGCGATGTGGATTTTTGTTAGTTGCTTTACATTCTATTGTCTAATGGTTTGTGATCGAGACCGAACaactcaaaaaaaaattaatttattttgtctTATTTTACTAACCGTTGTCAAGAACACAAGTTAGATTTTATCTTCAAATATCTCGCCAATTTTTTTGCAAAATATTGTAATAAGGAGTAATCATCCCACATCTAAAATTTTTAAGAAGATAATGGGTTTCAAGCCACTTTTAAGTCTTGGTCATTGCCAAGTTAATTTATAATGCTATGAGAAAATACTCTTTGTCATTCCCAAGTTATATTGGTATAATAGAACTATGTATGGTTGTAATAGTTTTTCGTTCTTTTGGTGGACCATTTCATAATAAATTTCTAGTTATTCCAACATAGTgtgtatattatatatatatatatagtattatTGGTCTAATTGAAGGAAATATAAATGAGGTAAAAAAGAAAGACATAAATAATAAAACCAAACACAATATATTTCCACCGAAAGCACTACAAGACGCCTCTGGGCCCCGCCCTTCTTCACCAACTTACCCTAATCATAAACTAATACTTTATTTATTACTCTTCCTTTCTTCCTATTATcatctttcatctttcttcacACCGCTCTTCCtctcttttacttttctttttcttttctcttcctcATTTAATTCCACTCTATATGCTATTTCAAACTTTTCATTTAAATCCTTATAATTTTACCTAATTCTGTGcactctattttttttaaatttttaggcTAAATTATATAACAAACCACCCCAACAAAACCATTTTGATTTCAAAGGTAGTTTGTAAAACGAAAGGTAAAAGATAACCttgtaaatttttaaaataaaaattatatttttaaaattgagaGGAAAGAGTAAAGTTccgctatgtttttttttatttattattatttcatttaagttataatgataaaaaaaaaatgtttcttAATGTATAACAAAAATTTGAACCTTTGTCACACACGTATAATTTAATAACATGTGAGAGATGGtagaatttaattaaacaaatgaTGGGGACTAAATTGGGACCCTAATTGAAGAAACTAATTATATATTGTATTATGACAATTATTCAACGCCTTTCATCCCAATAGGTAGAAAGAAAGTCGTCAATTCTGATTTTTCCAAagccttttttttttggggggggggggggggggggggggcatcAATTTAGAATAgtgctaataataataaatgaacaCAACACATGCTTCAAATAACACTGCTAACAATTGACTTCAAAAGTCTACGAgaatttccatttcttttttttttttttttcaaagaatcAAAATTCCACAACAATTATGATTCTTGAAAGACCAAAATAAGCCATAAAGTTGGAATTCAATAACAAATTAGAAAAAGTCAAGTagcatatataaaattaaaaataacaaaaaaataaaataacaaggGATTATCAAACAAAGTCGAACTCTCTACCCCCAATACCACTACTAAGTTGCTATAACATTATGTGGCCTATGGGCCTTCTATGGCTATACAAAGGAAAGTCCAAAAGGGAAGGTGCTACCATAACCTCCAGGGCATAAAAATaagatcatatatatctatatatttatatatgtccttttgaatatttttcttAACTAAAAGCAAAAGAGAGATTTATCTGTGTCAGAGAAAACGCGTAATGTTGATTTGATCTTCTCCATCTAAGTTAGGTGGGGGCAGGGGAATGCATATGGTGAAGCCGTAGTCAACCTGTACACAACAATCTAAAATGTTAAAACCATGTTATACCCTTTCCTAAAATACAATTCAATACAACCTACTTTTTCAAATGTTGCTTTCCTTTTCTTGAAAAGACAcaatttgttgttttatttcaccaaaaataaaatatcaaaagcAAATAAAAAGGAAACAAGCAACCATCATAAATTCATCTCTattcataaaaaagaaaacaaaagttgTCTCAAGAGATTAATCTAACACAAAGGAAATAAAAGGGGAAACAAGATCCCCCCACTAGACTATACCCATTTTGATTTGGGGCTGATGAGAAGGAACGAGGAAGTTTCATGGAATTGAATTTTCTAATGGAATCTTTtcatttattgtttttgttcacatgtcaaaaaaaaaagagaagctTTCTATGGCAAAGCCTCCTTCGAAACTCCACCGTCCCACCCACTCCCCTAGAAAGtattttctattcttttcaaaatttgaaccTTCTCgattataataaaaaatcaCTATTTATTTCTTCTCTCTAATTAACTTTATTCCAAACGTTTTTTAAATGCTTCAACTCAATTCTAACTATATAAAGAAATTGCAAACACACCTAAACTTTTTTGCCACTATTTTTTCTCCCTGAGCTCCAATACCAACCGTCCTCCGCATTACCTTCTTCCATTATACTTGGGCACATTATTTCGGTATtattcaacattttaattttttctataaaaagcAGCTACTTAATTCACAATATAaatagtaagaaaagaaaaagtaagatataatgtttcttatttatttctAGTACTTAATTAAGCAAATTTAATCAGACTGCATAATGAAAACTATTTTTCAATGAATTAGGCAAATCATAAAATAACTATAAGAACGTCTTTAGGATGAATAAGATatattagaaaattataaaattactcgtcacaatttttttaagaaaaatgaaccAAAGAGGGTATTAAGCTATATAAAGTTTTAATAGTATAAtgtaagaatttgaaaaaaaaaaatggagaaattTTGCTAATGAAGTACATATGCACTCATCTGCATGAGTATCGTTCTCATCGcacaataaattaaaatatctcaaaatatgtgtgtgtgtgtgttccAAGATTTTGTTAGTAAGCACAAACCAATTCAATAATTCGTTTCCTTTTCTATTAttaatatcatttaattttatttttaataaaaaaaaatcatgatcATTACAAATCGAAAGCATCCATCCATCGTTGTTTTCAATATACCTGCCTAAACTACAAAAGCGTAAGGATACACACAAACGGAAGAAAAGACTTTTAAATTTCAAAGGTAAATACAAAAAAGggataaacaaataaatagaaatatGAATTTAGTTTTCTGGGAATATGAATCATTACCTCTCCTTACGCTTCTCTAAGAATCTTTGAAGCGACTTCTTCCTTGCGATTGGAAGATCTGCCGAGAAAACACAACAAATTAGCAGCAGATATTGCAGATAAAATAGTAAAAGTAAATATAAAcgaatatatataaatatcctaataaaataaaatcagtTCAGTGCAGGTTCGGTGGGCGTTTAATCACCTCCATCAAGAGATGCAAGCAACTGTTGCTGGTGGTCGGTGGATGGAATTGCAACCGTAGGATTGGCTTCCGCTTTTCCTTCCGCAACAAGTTTCAGAATGTTCTCAGCCTAAAACAAAATTTCCACACCACGGAAGAATTAAAGCGAATGCGATTGAttcaaataacaaaatcagttacaagaaaacaaaaactgATGGAAAAACTCGTGTATGTAACAAGAAAATAAATCCAGAGAATTGAAACAAACCTTGTCACGAGGAACGTCAAAAACGGCGACAGTTCCGTTATAAAAGATAGTCATCTGAGATGTatgttgaagcaattcagaaccGGTCGGCCTGAAAAACAAACAGAAACAGAAGCGAAAACGATGAATAATTCCGACGAAATTTGAGACAGAATTACGAATATGATCAGTTAAGTAGgagtttaaattaattaattccgTAATTATATTACTTGAAGATAGGTGTATAGAGAGGCAAAGGCGAGAGAACGTTGTGGTTAGCAGCAGCTTTGGGAGTAGGAGGCTGAGAAATGGAGGAGGCAGAGCCGATGACAGATTTGAGTAGCTGAGGATCGATCTTGGAAATGGCGCTGTGAATGCCTGGAAAGAGAGAAATATAGAATTaataagaagatgaaaaagcataaaaaaaaaaaaaaagtgatagaGAGACGATGAAGGAAATACGAAATGATCAGAAAGAGATGAGACCTCGAAAACTTCTCTTGCGGTGAAGGAGAGAGTGAAACTGAGACTTGGAGGAAGCCTCCTTCTCGAGACCGAAGAAATCAAGCTCAACAGTTGCCCTAGCCATGGCGGGAATGGAGGAGAGTAAGgattgaggaagaagaagaggaagagggaaTTGAATAAATTTTTTGGTTTGggggaaaaagaaatttaaagagagagagagagagagaatattggaggattaaataaagaaaaggtGGAAAGTAAAAAATGGTAAATGAAAAGGCACGAGGTACATGGGAAGACCGCTTTAATGCGACACGTCTTCCACGAGGCCTTAACTTAACAAACAACAAACATTTAACAAAATAcacaataatattttttttctttaagagaaaaaaaaaaaaagaaagaaactcgCATCGGGGTCCCACCCCTTTCCTCCCGCCTCCCCTACCCTCCTCCTTTCCTTTACCATTTCCGCCGTTTCTTTTCCCGTTACcgttttcttttccttcccaACCCAAGAAGTACATGACAAATACAACACCACCACCCAATCATGCACACTCTTCCTTACAAAATAATGGTTCTTCCTCCTCCAGTTTCTATGTTTGTAGAATAttcttatattttctttttaaactaTATTTTTAAACCATGATAAAATTTGTAACAGactatcaataataataataataataatctattattaataaattttgttatatttaaacaACCTTTTGATGATACATATATATGTTAGCATGTTGATTTCCTATGAGATGCTAAAGTTGGTTAATAAAAGGTTTTCTTCGTAAAGTGGTTtacatttttaaaagaaaagagctTCTAATTTCATGCCTAAGGAAATAAGATAGAGTTTTTTTTATACTTTGACGTGTTATTAtgtttgttgttattattacttTGTGAGCAACCTAATTTTGGTCGAGTATATAAGCTCGAGCTCGACATGTTTATTAGATGGgaaaataatatacatatataatgaATATATTTTTGGCAAAATTTTAtactattttaattaattaaaatgaacAACATGTTTTGTTAAACTATATTTATAGATTAAAATacattagttaattaattataaagggtcttttaaaaatcataacaaaacaataaaatattggtatagaacaatttcaaataCAGAAAAAGTCCACAACacacaatgaaaaatataaaaaatgtctcatcaaccacgccatcaaccatgcgcctaatatatttggtacacgattgtttggTCCACAATcgtatcaaatctaaacgatttattttttttcaattatatcgattaatttggttatatgatcgtttagatttagttaaagtattcgtacacgatcgtttatttacgTTCGGATTTTTTATACTAGATTttgttaccctaatctaaacgacgtaaaaaagatgaaaataataaagaaaaaaaaaactatagaaAGATATTGACGTAAAAaaggaagatgaaaagaaattacaatagaaaaaaaaaaaaaagcaagacaatagaaaaaatgataagaaagatagaaagacaaacttgaattatttaaaaaataactagcTTTGTTAGCGTAAATGTAAATATGTcaataatttgttatatttatgaaaatttatctaattataacataaaataattttattttaatcgagaaactaattaattaatgttttaaaaaaaaaggggaaagaTAAAATGGAActcatatatatttaaatacaTATATTAAATATGTTGAACATTTCAAGTTCTGATATTTAATACCGAACTATTAGGAAaggccaaaaaaaaaaaatataaactcaCGTGACAAATTAAAAAGGCACATGGTCAAACCTATACCAATTgcttttctttatatatatatatatatatatatatatat is drawn from Cucumis melo cultivar AY chromosome 11, USDA_Cmelo_AY_1.0, whole genome shotgun sequence and contains these coding sequences:
- the LOC103498883 gene encoding protein TIFY 9, whose amino-acid sequence is MARATVELDFFGLEKEASSKSQFHSLLHRKRSFRGIHSAISKIDPQLLKSVIGSASSISQPPTPKAAANHNVLSPLPLYTPIFKPTGSELLQHTSQMTIFYNGTVAVFDVPRDKAENILKLVAEGKAEANPTVAIPSTDHQQQLLASLDGDLPIARKKSLQRFLEKRKERLTTASPYAFPCPHLT